Proteins from a single region of Chrysemys picta bellii isolate R12L10 chromosome 25, ASM1138683v2, whole genome shotgun sequence:
- the DAZAP1 gene encoding DAZ-associated protein 1 isoform X11: MMQRNRGPEVEVKRAEPRDSKSQTPGPPGASQWGSRIMPSAANGWAGQPPPTWQQGYSPQGMWVPAGQAIGGYGPPPPGRGAPPPPPPFTSYIVSTPPGGFPPPQGFPQGYGTPPPFSFGYGAPPPPPDQFAPPGVPPPPATPGATPLAFPPPPPPSQATQDMSKPPTAQPEFPYSQFGYGQDLSGFGQGFSDPSQQPPSYGGPSVPPSSGPPAGGSGFGRGQNHNVQGFHPYRR; the protein is encoded by the exons GTGGAGGTAAAACGTGCAGAACCTCGTGATAGCAAAAGCCAAACCCCAGGGCCACCAGGTGCCAGCCAGTGGGGAAGCCGGATCATGCCAAGTGCTGCCAATGGCTGGGCAGGTCAGCCCCCTCCTACCTGGCAACAAGGATACAGCCCTCAAG GAATGTGGGTACCAGCTGGACAGGCAATTG GTGGGTATGGACCGCCTCCTCCAGGAAGAGGAGCCCCACCTCCTCCACCACCTTTTACCTCATACATAGTTTCTACGCCTCCTGGAGGATTCCCACCTCCACAAGggtttccacagggctatggcacCCCTCCACCATTTA GTTTTGGATATGGtgctccacctcctccacctgaCCAGTTTGCCCCTCCTGGAGTACCCCCTCCACCTGCCACTCCTGGGGCAACACCACTAGCTTTcccaccgccaccaccaccatctcAGGCAACTCAGGACATGAGCAAACCCCCAACTGCTCAGCCAGAATTCCCTTATAGCCAGTTTG GTTATGGACAAGACTTGAGCGGTTTTGGACAAGGTTTCTCCGACCCCAGCCAGCAGCCCCCCTCCTATGGAGGCCCCTCGGTGCCACCATCAAGTGGCCCACCTGCAGGAGGAAGTGGTTTTGGACGAGGACAGAACCATAATGtgcaaggatttcacccctacAGACGCTAG
- the RPS15 gene encoding small ribosomal subunit protein uS19: MAEVEQKKKRTFRKFTYRGVDLDQLLDMSYEQLMQLYSARQRRRLNRGLRRKQHSLLKRLRKAKKEAPPMEKPEVVKTHLRDMIILPEMVGSMVGVYNGKTFNQVEIKPEMIGHYLGEFSITYKPVKHGRPGIGATHSSRFIPLK, translated from the exons ATG GCGGAAGTCGAACAGAAGAAGAAACGTACCTTTAGGAAATTCACCTACAGAGGTGTCGATCTGGATCAGCTCCTCGATATGTCCTA CGAGCAGCTGATGCAGCTGTACAGTGCTCGCCAGCGTCGGCGTCTGAACCGCGGCCTGCGTCGTAAGCAGCATTCCCTCCTGAAGCGCCTTCGCAAGGCCAAGAAGGAGGCCCCTCCCATGGAGAAGCCAGAGGTAGTCAAAACTCACCTGCGCGACATGATCATCCTCCCCGAGATGGTGGGCAGCATGGTCGGCGTATACAACGGCAAAACCTTCAACCAGGTGGAAATCAAG CCCGAGATGATTGGCCACTACCTGGGCGAGTTTTCCATCACTTACAAGCCAGTGAAACATGGCAGACCTGGTATCGGTGCCACCCACTCATCTAGGTTCATTCCTCTGAAGTAA